A genomic stretch from Salarias fasciatus chromosome 18, fSalaFa1.1, whole genome shotgun sequence includes:
- the LOC115406022 gene encoding angiopoietin-related protein 1-like: protein MVKRGGTMGPGMWSLFILFALSLWSNSQAFTKNPILSRIRRAPEASGETKKCSYTFLVPEQKITGPICAARGYSTDKDRVTRLDVASVRDLLSKQRREMETLKLVVDVDGNLVNEMKLLRKESRNMNSRVTQLYMQLLHEIIRKRDNSLELAQLETRILNATTESLRLASRYRELEARYSALAAVVNNQSVLIGALEERCMQAYSRREEHPPMGPPLVQVVPENIPVSVPRLTNEIQTEHGRGFARERGSRSGPSPTGETLEVQKPPERNFSAEGPFRDCLEAQEAGHSTSGMYLIKPDEAERPIQAWCEQNMDNGGWTVIQSRRDGSVNFFRNWDSYKSGFGNIDGEYWLGLEGIYRLGRQGDYKLQVELEDWMGKKVYAQYNSFHLEPESEGYRLRLGIYQGNAGDSLTSHNGKQFTTLDRDKDAFSGNCAHFHKGGWWYNACGQANLNGVWYTGGVYRSKFQDGIFWADYGGGFYSMKAVRMMIRPID, encoded by the exons AtggtgaagagaggaggaacCATGGGACCTGGAATGTGGAGCCTATTTATCCTGTttgctctgtctctctggagTAACAGTCAAGCTTTCACCAAGAACCCAATCCTCTCCCGGATACGCAGGGCTCCGGAGGCCAGCGGGGAAACCAAGAAGTGCTCCTACACCTTTCTGGTCCCGGAGCAGAAGATCACAGGCCCCATCTGCGCCGCCCGCGGCTACTCAACGGACAAGGACCGAGTGACGCGCCTGGACGTGGCCTCGGTGCGCGACCTCCTGTCAAAGCAGCGCCGGGAGATGGAGACCCTGAAGCTGGTGGTGGACGTGGACGGCAACCTGGTGAACGAGATGAAGCTGCTGAGGAAAGAGAGCAGAAACATGAATTCCCGAGTGACGCAGCTGtacatgcagctgctgcacgAGATCATCAGGAAACGAGACAACTCGCTGGAGCTGGCCCAGCTGGAGACGCGCATCCTCAACGCCACCACCGAGTCCCTGCGCCTGGCCTCCAGATACAGAGAGCTGGAGGCCAGGTACTCGGCGCTGGCTGCGGTGGTGAACAACCAGTCGGTGCTGATCGGGGCGCTGGAGGAGCGCTGCATGCAGGCGTACAGCCGCAGGGAGGAGCATCCACCCATGGGGCCTCCGCTCGTGCAGGTGGTCCCCGAGAACATCCCGGTCAGCGTGCCGCGCCTCACCAACGAGATCCAGACGGAGCACGGCCGGGGGTTTGCCAGAGAGCGGGGTTCTCGATCAGGACCGTCGCCCACGGGCGAGACCCTGGAAGTCCAGAAACCACCTGAGAGAAACTTCAGCGCCGAAG GCCCTTtcagagactgtctggaggccCAGGAGGCCGGACACAGCACCAGCGGCATGTACCTGATCAAACCGGATGAAGCGGAGAGGCCCATTCAGGCCTGGTGCGAACAGAATATGGACAACGGAGGCTGGACCGTGATCCAGAGCCGGAGAGACGGCTCGGTGAACTTCTTCAGGAACTGGGACAGCTACAAG AGCGGCTTCGGAAACATCGACGGGGAGTACTGGCTCGGCCTGGAAGGCATCTACAGGCTGGGGAGGCAGGGGGACTAcaagctgcaggtggagctggaggactggatgggCAAGAAGGTGTACGCTCAGTACAACAGCTTCCACCTGGAGCCCGAGAGCGAGGGCTACCGCCTGCGGCTGGGCATCTACCAGGGCAACGCCGGGGACTCGCTCACCAGCCACAATGGCAAACAGTTCACCACGCTGGATCGAGACAAGGACGCCTTCTCAG GTAACTGCGCTCATTTCCACAAAGGAGGCTGGTGGTACAACGCCTGCGGCCAAGCCAACCTGAACGGCGTCTGGTACACCGGGGGTGTTTATCGCAGCAAATTCCAGGACGGCATCTTCTGGGCCGACTACGGTGGAGGGTTCTACTCCATGAAGGCCGTCCGCATGATGATCAGGCCGATAGACTGA